In Pseudobacter ginsenosidimutans, the following are encoded in one genomic region:
- a CDS encoding outer membrane protein assembly factor BamB family protein: MRLLIPVFFFCISFCAQAQSSSGGNLLWKHQAAAGIIGGACAGEADRLYYGDTTGNLYALTVSGKSQILLAKLPAGIQSTPAVAGDTLFVYCNNGILYSLDLKTGAVIWQFETGGEKQYDFWDYYRSSPRYGNGLLYFGSGDQHVYAVEAATGKEKWKFKTGGIVHADPVLSNDTLFIGSYDGKMYALSVASGRLIWEFKTVGDRYFPKGEIQKAALISGDAVIFGSRDFNIYAISKSTGAGLWNRKEAGSWIIATPLLYNGNLFYGTSDSHSFYSTSQEDGSTNWKVPIPFRSYNTPVVFNSRLYAGCFNGVLYELDPASGKIHWQFSTVGKQKNGQTIFDANDQLRKDFKMYGNEEETARAERMIFNVGAILATPLLRNGVLYFGATDGYFYAVGLR, from the coding sequence ATGCGACTGCTTATTCCTGTTTTCTTTTTTTGCATTTCCTTTTGTGCCCAGGCACAATCTTCTTCCGGTGGTAACCTGCTGTGGAAGCATCAGGCTGCTGCAGGTATCATTGGTGGCGCATGCGCAGGCGAAGCTGACCGGCTCTATTATGGAGATACTACCGGAAACCTATATGCGCTGACTGTTTCCGGTAAATCACAGATACTGCTGGCTAAACTTCCTGCGGGTATTCAATCAACGCCGGCAGTGGCAGGAGATACGCTATTTGTTTATTGTAATAATGGAATCTTGTATTCACTTGATTTGAAAACAGGGGCAGTCATCTGGCAATTTGAAACAGGTGGAGAAAAGCAGTATGATTTCTGGGATTATTACAGATCCTCCCCCAGATATGGCAATGGATTGCTGTACTTCGGTAGCGGCGATCAGCATGTGTATGCAGTTGAAGCTGCCACTGGTAAAGAAAAATGGAAATTCAAAACAGGCGGAATTGTACATGCAGATCCTGTGTTGAGCAACGATACCCTTTTCATTGGAAGTTATGATGGAAAAATGTACGCGCTTTCTGTAGCCAGTGGACGATTGATCTGGGAATTCAAAACGGTAGGCGACCGTTACTTTCCCAAAGGGGAAATTCAAAAAGCAGCCTTGATCTCCGGGGATGCCGTAATTTTCGGGAGCAGGGATTTCAATATTTACGCTATCAGCAAATCCACCGGCGCCGGTTTATGGAACAGGAAAGAAGCTGGTAGCTGGATCATTGCTACTCCTCTTTTGTACAATGGAAATCTTTTCTACGGCACATCCGACAGCCATTCTTTTTATTCTACCTCACAGGAAGATGGCAGCACTAACTGGAAGGTCCCGATCCCATTCAGATCCTACAATACTCCGGTTGTATTTAATTCCAGGCTGTATGCCGGTTGCTTCAATGGTGTTTTATATGAGCTTGACCCGGCATCCGGAAAGATCCACTGGCAGTTCAGTACTGTTGGAAAACAGAAAAATGGACAAACAATCTTTGATGCCAATGATCAGCTCCGGAAGGATTTCAAAATGTATGGGAATGAAGAAGAAACTGCAAGGGCAGAGCGCATGATCTTCAACGTGGGAGCTATACTTGCCACGCCCCTGCTCAGGAATGGCGTATTGTATTTTGGCGCTACCGATGGTTATTTCTATGCGGTTGGTCTTCGCTGA
- a CDS encoding LA_2272 family surface repeat-containing protein, with product MKKIIAIICLVTGITASAAAQDSVVQNLHFYHVLHSNAPFNTNDYESGGKKPFYIYRNCVYRIYLWQGGNWLIRVTDIRNDSIYYQHFGPQTSYRKDSLFRLHPLEINSILTYEQSLGQMFNTIQLVNYRAVFSYDLHPKRFPERTVMLYSRDSTRGEKVKLVTFLHAKSTALLFLKCNRPYYYYDTTTLDCENGVALTPPPPYPKFERNVVWFTPSRAQQINGLNIGIQTFGFNKDPLTIKGVNLNADLMGAIITMYLPFIPRDSAYKIRNMPDTIWYSEAVDKIHGLSISGGGLIGAGRLDGVAFNGLICLLTVSKGICITGLNNRIDEFHGLVIAGLGNRSIKGSGLQIGLVNKCKHLRGIQIGLWNENGRRKFPIINWNFSKKTV from the coding sequence ATGAAAAAAATAATTGCAATCATCTGTCTGGTCACAGGGATCACAGCTTCAGCAGCAGCACAGGACAGCGTTGTACAGAACCTGCATTTTTATCACGTTCTTCACAGCAACGCTCCGTTCAATACCAATGATTATGAATCTGGTGGCAAAAAACCATTTTATATTTACCGCAATTGTGTTTACAGGATCTATCTCTGGCAAGGCGGCAACTGGCTGATACGCGTTACTGATATCAGGAATGATTCCATCTATTACCAACATTTCGGGCCACAGACCAGTTATAGAAAAGATTCACTCTTCCGTCTCCATCCCCTGGAGATCAATTCTATTCTCACCTATGAACAGAGCCTGGGACAAATGTTCAACACTATCCAGCTCGTTAACTACAGGGCAGTATTCTCCTACGATCTCCACCCAAAAAGATTTCCGGAGAGGACAGTTATGCTCTATTCACGTGACAGTACCAGAGGTGAAAAAGTGAAATTGGTGACTTTCCTTCACGCCAAAAGCACTGCATTGCTTTTCCTGAAATGCAACAGGCCTTACTATTACTATGATACTACCACACTGGATTGTGAAAACGGCGTTGCGCTCACACCTCCTCCACCCTATCCTAAATTCGAAAGGAATGTAGTGTGGTTCACACCTTCCAGAGCACAACAGATCAATGGCCTTAATATCGGTATCCAGACATTTGGTTTCAACAAAGATCCCCTTACCATAAAAGGAGTGAACCTGAATGCAGATCTGATGGGAGCCATCATCACCATGTACCTGCCATTTATACCACGTGACTCTGCTTACAAGATCAGGAACATGCCGGATACCATCTGGTATAGTGAAGCAGTAGATAAGATCCATGGCCTTAGTATCAGTGGTGGCGGCCTCATCGGAGCCGGACGCCTGGATGGAGTAGCTTTCAATGGCCTTATTTGTCTACTTACAGTATCGAAAGGCATTTGTATCACAGGGTTGAACAACCGAATTGATGAATTCCACGGGCTGGTCATTGCCGGTTTAGGAAATAGAAGCATTAAAGGAAGTGGTTTGCAGATCGGGCTGGTTAATAAATGCAAACACTTGAGGGGGATCCAGATAGGGTTGTGGAATGAAAACGGCAGACGGAAATTTCCGATCATCAACTGGAATTTCAGTAAGAAGACCGTTTAA
- a CDS encoding LytR/AlgR family response regulator transcription factor, with translation MRVQLSLNSEEFRRLQMVLPDCIVQCENSGEEDSSALMAPSGSVLPAFRKRFLVRKGKELISVHCNDIAYFYSKNKLSYLKTFDGKNFLVRMSLEEIEQCLSPDQFFRASRQVITSHTAVQKILLWFNGNLKVELVPREIDNVIVSRLKANQFRQWLGE, from the coding sequence ATGCGGGTACAGCTTTCCCTGAATTCCGAAGAGTTCCGCAGGCTTCAGATGGTTCTGCCGGACTGTATTGTACAATGTGAAAATTCCGGAGAGGAAGACAGCAGCGCTTTGATGGCGCCGTCTGGATCTGTTTTACCGGCATTCCGGAAGAGGTTCCTGGTGAGAAAAGGAAAGGAACTGATCTCGGTGCATTGCAACGATATAGCCTATTTCTATTCGAAGAATAAGTTGAGCTATCTGAAAACATTCGATGGCAAGAATTTCCTGGTGCGCATGAGCCTGGAAGAAATAGAGCAATGCCTTTCTCCGGACCAGTTCTTCCGCGCCAGCAGACAGGTGATCACCAGCCATACCGCCGTACAGAAGATCCTGCTCTGGTTCAACGGCAATCTCAAAGTTGAATTGGTTCCCCGGGAAATCGACAATGTAATAGTAAGCCGTCTCAAAGCCAACCAGTTCAGGCAATGGCTGGGAGAGTAA
- a CDS encoding T9SS type A sorting domain-containing protein encodes MKLKSFACYVLLFLCTLAGSRAQTAIAPEGAGTKSNPFQIASLENLYWISQNPDQWAESNYYIQTANIDALGTANWFPNGSGGYYGFPCIGGYSQAVGNQQSGTFAGTYDGQGFYIYGLYINRGPEYVGFFGFTSNATIKNLTLRSPWVIVNKVTGAVNTWQGSALLVANGSVNLSFVRIRNGIFTNNGIHAYIGGMLGRMQAVTAKDCSVDAVVNSTSDNLGQTGMFIGYSESNTGVFTKCSASGAFSMNRNGQAGGFFGAVANGNYTFSNCFSTVSLNAGSAAVGGFAGTIFGNGTTISNCYSTGTVTGSPVGGFIGNASGTAGSRVTNCYSTGRVNSASGGGFIGGGATNITFSGCAFDMTTSAKTTGANGSTPAGITGRATAAMKVQANFTGWDFMGETTNGTNDYWFINASANNGYPSLKGRIREWAGSAGNAWETSAHWLYGIIPDENSIVLLKATTYVPIPNGNKTVDMISFEGVNLIWQWGNYDLTCNQVLGSGAAAHLRFNGTGKLNINVPDGEPRIFPAGLAAYTPLTITNKTGAADLFSVKVYDEVFKNGGSSGDIVAEARIRHTWNISKANPNAGTGIDLSFRWPGTSTYGEMTEPALFHFEDGKWRQQNSGSTSSSITSFTYNNYTGSFSPFAIADKAALVLPLQWGIFTATKEKNASSLKWTTGSETDTKDFLVQHSTNQSSWNTIGTVPAAGNSTKTQQYSFTHTKPASGINYYRLLQRDINNNSSLSKTVSLRFDHSTASISIYPNPVTNGKITVSSTQPGSAQIYNSNGVMVLQKNINAGTQELNLFLPAGMYYFRSGEHSIPFLIR; translated from the coding sequence ATGAAACTTAAATCCTTTGCATGTTACGTCCTCCTCTTCCTGTGTACCCTTGCGGGAAGCCGGGCGCAGACTGCCATTGCACCTGAAGGCGCAGGTACAAAATCCAACCCGTTCCAGATTGCCAGCCTGGAAAATCTCTACTGGATCTCACAGAATCCTGACCAGTGGGCTGAATCAAATTATTATATCCAGACGGCCAATATCGATGCTCTTGGCACTGCCAACTGGTTTCCCAATGGCAGTGGCGGCTATTATGGCTTCCCCTGTATCGGTGGCTATTCGCAGGCAGTAGGCAATCAGCAGAGCGGCACTTTTGCCGGCACTTATGACGGACAGGGTTTTTACATTTACGGATTGTACATCAACCGTGGTCCTGAATATGTTGGCTTCTTCGGATTTACATCCAATGCCACCATCAAAAATCTGACATTGAGATCCCCCTGGGTGATCGTTAACAAAGTAACCGGCGCAGTGAATACCTGGCAGGGCAGCGCTTTATTGGTGGCAAACGGTTCCGTCAATCTCAGTTTTGTGCGCATCAGAAATGGCATTTTCACCAACAATGGTATACACGCTTATATCGGAGGTATGCTCGGAAGAATGCAGGCAGTAACAGCAAAGGATTGTTCCGTTGACGCAGTTGTCAACTCCACATCAGACAATCTTGGGCAGACTGGAATGTTTATAGGATACTCGGAAAGTAACACCGGCGTATTTACCAAATGCAGCGCCAGTGGCGCATTTTCCATGAACCGTAATGGACAGGCCGGCGGATTTTTTGGAGCTGTGGCCAATGGCAATTACACTTTCTCCAATTGCTTTTCCACCGTATCTCTCAATGCCGGCAGCGCTGCTGTTGGTGGATTTGCAGGAACGATATTTGGAAATGGAACTACCATCAGTAACTGCTATTCCACAGGTACTGTAACGGGCTCTCCTGTTGGCGGCTTTATCGGCAATGCAAGCGGAACTGCAGGCAGCAGGGTTACCAACTGCTACAGCACCGGACGGGTGAACAGCGCCAGTGGCGGAGGCTTCATCGGAGGTGGCGCTACCAATATAACTTTCAGCGGATGCGCCTTCGATATGACCACATCCGCCAAAACCACCGGCGCCAATGGTTCCACGCCCGCAGGTATTACCGGCAGGGCCACCGCCGCAATGAAAGTACAGGCCAATTTTACAGGATGGGATTTCATGGGTGAAACCACCAACGGCACAAACGATTACTGGTTCATCAATGCCAGCGCCAATAACGGCTATCCATCACTGAAAGGAAGGATCAGGGAATGGGCAGGCAGCGCTGGCAATGCCTGGGAAACATCCGCACACTGGTTGTACGGCATCATTCCGGATGAAAACTCCATCGTTCTGCTCAAAGCCACTACATATGTGCCCATTCCAAACGGCAATAAAACAGTAGACATGATCAGCTTCGAAGGCGTGAACCTTATATGGCAATGGGGTAATTATGATCTCACCTGTAACCAGGTACTGGGTTCCGGAGCAGCAGCACATTTGCGCTTCAACGGAACAGGAAAGCTTAACATCAATGTGCCTGATGGCGAGCCCAGGATCTTCCCTGCCGGGCTCGCTGCATATACTCCTCTTACCATTACCAACAAAACCGGAGCGGCAGATCTGTTTTCCGTGAAGGTGTATGATGAAGTATTCAAGAATGGAGGATCCAGCGGCGACATCGTTGCAGAAGCACGGATCAGGCATACATGGAATATTTCAAAAGCCAACCCCAATGCAGGCACCGGAATCGATCTGTCCTTCCGTTGGCCCGGCACCAGCACCTACGGTGAAATGACGGAACCTGCCCTCTTCCATTTCGAAGATGGCAAATGGCGTCAACAGAACAGCGGTAGTACTTCCAGCAGTATTACCAGTTTCACTTACAACAATTACACAGGCAGTTTTTCACCTTTTGCCATTGCAGACAAAGCAGCCCTGGTGCTGCCTTTACAATGGGGCATCTTCACTGCCACTAAAGAAAAAAACGCTTCCTCACTGAAATGGACAACCGGATCTGAAACGGACACGAAAGATTTCCTGGTTCAGCACAGTACCAATCAATCCAGCTGGAATACTATCGGTACCGTTCCCGCAGCCGGTAACAGCACAAAAACCCAACAGTACTCTTTTACACATACCAAGCCTGCATCCGGCATCAACTATTACAGACTGCTCCAGCGGGATATCAACAATAACAGTTCTCTCAGCAAAACTGTGAGCCTGCGCTTTGATCATTCCACTGCATCCATCAGCATCTATCCCAATCCTGTTACCAATGGCAAGATCACAGTGAGTTCCACACAACCGGGATCAGCACAGATCTACAACAGTAACGGCGTAATGGTATTGCAGAAAAACATCAATGCCGGCACACAGGAATTGAATTTATTCCTGCCTGCCGGCATGTATTATTTCAGATCAGGGGAACACAGCATCCCTTTCCTGATCAGGTAA
- a CDS encoding LytR/AlgR family response regulator transcription factor, whose translation MPLKKVIIADDEAAARTILQQYLEDYPEMEIVAQCQDGLEAVAAIDRMEPDLVFLDIQMPGLSGFQVLRQIIHVPQIIFTTAYDQYALKAFDSNAIDYLLKPYTRERFNQAVAKVLTRQGNDLARLTALTDAVSQPEQGYPERILLESGNKMISLAVQDIAYLAAEKDYTRIYTLQKNFLSNYGIGVLEQRLNPAAFIRVHRSSIVNIHHIREVYKENNDAYLVLNNDVSLKVSRGYIDNLKKLMY comes from the coding sequence ATGCCTCTAAAAAAAGTGATCATAGCAGACGATGAAGCTGCTGCCAGGACCATCCTGCAGCAGTACCTGGAAGATTATCCTGAAATGGAGATCGTGGCGCAATGCCAGGATGGCCTGGAGGCGGTGGCTGCCATCGACAGGATGGAGCCCGATCTTGTATTCCTCGATATCCAGATGCCTGGCCTCAGCGGATTCCAGGTACTGAGACAGATCATCCATGTACCTCAGATCATCTTCACTACTGCCTATGATCAGTATGCGCTGAAGGCGTTCGACTCCAATGCGATCGACTATCTTCTGAAACCCTATACCCGCGAGCGTTTCAACCAGGCAGTTGCCAAAGTGCTCACGCGTCAGGGCAATGATCTGGCCAGGCTGACGGCCCTCACTGATGCTGTAAGCCAGCCTGAACAAGGATATCCGGAACGGATCCTCCTGGAAAGCGGAAACAAAATGATCAGTCTCGCAGTGCAGGATATCGCTTACCTCGCAGCGGAAAAAGATTATACCCGCATCTACACTTTGCAAAAGAATTTCCTCAGTAATTATGGGATCGGCGTATTGGAGCAGAGGCTGAATCCGGCGGCATTCATCCGTGTACATCGTTCCAGTATCGTGAACATCCATCATATCAGGGAAGTGTATAAAGAGAACAATGATGCCTACCTGGTGCTCAATAATGATGTATCACTCAAAGTGAGCAGGGGATATATCGATAACCTGAAAAAGCTGATGTACTAA
- a CDS encoding OmpA family protein produces MRSIYLLAVALLCGSVANAQLLKNIKDAVKNKAEQKTVQKSADKTGDVMDDVLNGKAFKKKKKGEEEEEKDEKNKNEKEKTAPQGKTFSLYSKFDFIPGEKVIAFEDFSQDNAGDFPAKWNTNTSAEVVTATELPGKWLKLDGNGVFMPAFITSLPENFTLEMDLICNDGFRTTSSPLYLAIASLKNQSEYTRWQQGQGGQEGFQLWFLPNMVSQKAGRIGYNQVSGTEGSRQQFETDKFHGYGGKNTVKVSIWRQKRRIRMYLDEEKVIDVQQGLGDANYNSLVFTMNTSTTKPDYYLISNIRIAGGLPDMRSKFMTEGKVSTSAILFDVNSDRIKPASFPVIKEMAAVLKENGNVRVKIVGHTDSDGDDAHNKALSIKRADAVKALLEKEFGIGADRMETDGKGESEPVEKDNSPAAKANNRRVEFVKL; encoded by the coding sequence ATGCGGAGCATTTATCTTTTAGCAGTTGCGCTGCTTTGCGGCAGCGTGGCGAATGCACAGCTTTTGAAGAATATCAAGGATGCTGTGAAAAACAAAGCAGAACAAAAAACAGTTCAGAAATCCGCCGATAAAACGGGGGATGTGATGGACGATGTGCTGAACGGAAAAGCATTCAAGAAAAAGAAAAAAGGTGAAGAGGAAGAGGAGAAAGATGAAAAGAATAAAAATGAAAAAGAGAAAACTGCTCCACAGGGCAAGACCTTCAGCCTCTACAGTAAGTTCGATTTCATCCCAGGCGAGAAAGTGATTGCGTTTGAGGATTTTTCACAGGACAATGCAGGTGATTTTCCTGCCAAATGGAATACGAATACATCGGCTGAAGTGGTTACCGCCACTGAATTACCGGGCAAATGGCTGAAGCTGGATGGTAATGGTGTGTTCATGCCGGCTTTCATTACATCGCTTCCGGAAAATTTTACGCTGGAAATGGACCTGATCTGCAATGATGGGTTCCGTACCACCTCTTCGCCCTTGTACCTTGCCATTGCATCGCTCAAAAATCAATCTGAATATACACGCTGGCAACAGGGACAGGGAGGACAGGAGGGATTCCAGCTATGGTTTCTGCCGAATATGGTTTCTCAAAAAGCAGGCAGGATCGGATACAATCAGGTAAGTGGTACAGAAGGATCGCGCCAGCAATTTGAAACAGATAAATTCCATGGGTATGGCGGCAAGAATACCGTTAAAGTAAGTATCTGGCGTCAGAAAAGAAGGATACGCATGTATCTGGATGAAGAAAAAGTGATAGATGTGCAGCAGGGGCTTGGAGATGCCAATTACAATTCACTCGTGTTCACCATGAACACAAGCACTACAAAACCTGATTATTATCTTATCTCCAATATCCGCATAGCAGGCGGTTTGCCGGATATGCGCAGCAAGTTCATGACTGAAGGCAAAGTGAGCACCAGCGCCATTCTCTTTGATGTGAACAGCGACAGGATCAAACCTGCTTCCTTCCCGGTGATCAAAGAAATGGCCGCGGTTTTGAAGGAGAACGGTAATGTACGTGTGAAGATCGTAGGACATACAGACAGTGATGGGGATGATGCACATAATAAGGCATTGTCCATCAAAAGGGCCGATGCTGTAAAAGCTTTACTGGAAAAGGAATTTGGTATAGGGGCAGACAGAATGGAAACAGATGGAAAAGGGGAGTCGGAGCCTGTGGAAAAAGACAACAGTCCCGCGGCCAAAGCCAATAACCGGCGCGTGGAGTTTGTAAAACTATAA
- a CDS encoding SGNH/GDSL hydrolase family protein: MSKGRKILHRIFYGCFLLGITFLAMEIILRIYNPFGFRLKGDQIILPVNTKLTIQNSINPKLDSVIVNTRNELGFRGESKPADFNSRLSIITVGGSTTECHFNNDDKTWPALLEHKLDDSFQHVWLNNAGLDGHSTFGHQVLLQDYLVKIKPKVILFLTGVNDVESDRPSFHDQQNKRGAFSDLKHYLVNNSEVLSLLVNLARGWKAQQTHNTSGVNIDPRQLPVSHMTDAESAAQLKLQQQFLPGYRERVRELMDTCLKYQIKPVFITQPLLYGEGIDSVTQVNLATIRHKNVSGKCSWQVLELYNDELRKLGAERNILVIDLAARMPKNSLYFYDESHFTNAGTEKVASIVNESLAPWLANNFPSFHQ, from the coding sequence ATGAGCAAAGGCAGGAAAATCCTTCACCGTATCTTCTATGGATGTTTCTTATTGGGCATTACATTTCTTGCAATGGAGATCATTCTCCGCATCTACAATCCTTTTGGGTTCCGGCTGAAAGGAGATCAGATCATTCTGCCTGTGAATACAAAACTGACTATTCAGAATTCCATCAATCCAAAACTGGATAGTGTAATTGTGAACACGAGGAATGAGCTGGGGTTTCGCGGGGAATCAAAACCTGCTGATTTCAACAGCAGGCTAAGTATCATTACAGTAGGCGGAAGTACAACGGAATGTCATTTCAATAATGATGACAAAACCTGGCCTGCCTTGCTGGAACATAAGCTGGACGACTCTTTTCAGCATGTCTGGCTCAATAATGCCGGACTGGATGGCCATTCCACTTTCGGCCATCAGGTATTGCTGCAGGATTACCTTGTAAAGATCAAACCAAAAGTGATCCTCTTTCTCACGGGTGTCAATGATGTTGAAAGCGACCGCCCCAGTTTCCACGATCAGCAAAACAAGCGTGGCGCATTTTCGGATCTCAAACACTATCTTGTCAATAACAGTGAAGTACTGAGCCTGCTGGTAAATCTCGCGCGGGGCTGGAAGGCACAACAGACGCATAATACCAGTGGTGTGAATATTGACCCCAGGCAATTGCCTGTTTCGCATATGACAGATGCGGAATCAGCAGCACAGCTGAAACTGCAGCAGCAATTCCTTCCGGGCTACCGTGAACGCGTAAGGGAACTGATGGATACCTGTTTGAAATATCAGATCAAACCAGTGTTCATCACGCAGCCACTTTTGTATGGTGAAGGGATCGATAGTGTAACACAGGTGAACCTTGCAACCATCCGGCATAAGAACGTTAGCGGAAAATGCAGCTGGCAGGTGCTTGAGCTGTACAACGATGAACTGAGAAAACTTGGCGCAGAAAGAAATATCCTGGTGATCGATCTGGCTGCCCGGATGCCGAAGAACAGCCTTTATTTCTACGATGAATCGCATTTCACCAATGCAGGAACAGAAAAAGTGGCATCTATAGTAAACGAATCACTCGCTCCCTGGCTGGCCAATAATTTTCCATCTTTCCATCAATAG
- a CDS encoding helix-turn-helix domain-containing protein, whose product MDAKVLQQLLFKKIKEQLPEHVSLAEDLGELLGLSPDSVYRRIRGEKPVDLEELQAICRHYHLSLDGLLQLNADAVLFQAPGVSNGSVPFEKHMQGMLEQFKYFTSFRKREIFYLCKDTPFWYFFLFPAMASFKTFFWSRTINNQPELQQELFSLEAFPAEECRRIGWQLLEEHNKMDSTELWNLESIHSSINQVAYYRDAGIFRERKDLLAVVDDFIRMLDHLQQQAEQGITFLPGDSLLKPHGSLHFYVNELILGNNTILLNLDDQKLSMVTYSVFNYISTRDTRFAAKAFGTFNTLLSRSSLISRSGEKERNKFFNTLRDKVNQLRN is encoded by the coding sequence ATGGATGCTAAAGTCTTACAACAACTACTGTTCAAAAAGATAAAAGAACAACTTCCGGAACATGTTTCACTGGCCGAAGATCTGGGCGAGCTGCTGGGATTGAGCCCTGACAGCGTTTACAGGCGGATCAGGGGCGAAAAGCCGGTTGACCTCGAAGAGCTGCAGGCAATTTGCCGTCATTATCATCTTTCGCTGGATGGTTTGCTGCAATTGAATGCAGATGCTGTATTGTTCCAGGCGCCTGGTGTCAGCAATGGATCCGTACCTTTTGAAAAACATATGCAGGGCATGCTGGAACAATTCAAATATTTTACCAGCTTCAGGAAAAGGGAAATCTTCTATCTCTGCAAAGACACACCGTTCTGGTATTTCTTCCTGTTTCCTGCTATGGCTTCGTTCAAAACATTCTTCTGGAGCCGGACTATCAACAATCAACCGGAACTGCAACAGGAATTGTTTTCACTGGAAGCTTTTCCTGCCGAAGAATGCAGGCGTATCGGCTGGCAACTGCTGGAAGAGCATAATAAAATGGATTCAACGGAACTCTGGAACCTGGAAAGTATTCATAGCAGTATCAACCAGGTGGCCTATTACAGGGATGCAGGCATCTTTCGCGAAAGAAAAGATCTGCTTGCGGTGGTGGACGATTTTATCAGGATGCTGGACCATCTTCAGCAACAGGCGGAACAAGGCATTACTTTTCTGCCTGGCGACAGCCTCCTGAAGCCACACGGCAGCCTGCATTTCTATGTGAATGAACTGATCCTCGGCAATAACACCATCCTGCTGAATCTCGACGATCAAAAACTGAGCATGGTCACCTATAGCGTGTTCAACTATATCTCCACCCGCGATACAAGATTTGCCGCCAAAGCATTCGGGACCTTCAACACTTTGCTGAGCCGTAGTTCCCTCATCAGCCGGTCAGGAGAAAAAGAACGCAATAAATTCTTCAATACACTTCGCGATAAAGTGAACCAGCTCAGGAACTAG
- a CDS encoding linear amide C-N hydrolase, translating to MKKLVALLLLLASAIPGFACSTFLLNKNGQLVFGRNYDWVSGNGILLVNAAGLQKKAFLTSGDQPVSWTSRYGSVTFNQFGKEMPHGGMNEKGLVVELMWLQGTSYPAADKRAALNELQWIQYQLDNCASIEEVLATDKKIRIDRDHAAPLHYLVADASGKAATIEFLDGKTVVHQGSALSAPVLTNSTYQSSVAQLDPATRSNESNNSLDRFTKACQMLQQYQQGNNSTAPVDYAFNILNNVSQAQYTKWSIVYDISNRQIHFITNGNTQRRSISFADLDFQCSSQAKFIDINTSFKGNIAGNLKPLDATQNLLVVRKSVEQSRTHLEITEESIVALGKYFSSIKCK from the coding sequence ATGAAAAAGCTAGTCGCCCTCCTGCTTTTGCTGGCTTCGGCCATTCCAGGTTTTGCCTGTTCCACTTTTCTGCTGAACAAAAACGGACAGCTGGTATTTGGCCGCAATTACGATTGGGTAAGCGGCAACGGCATACTTCTGGTGAATGCCGCCGGACTTCAGAAAAAAGCTTTTCTTACCAGTGGCGATCAGCCGGTCAGCTGGACTTCCCGGTATGGCAGCGTTACCTTCAACCAGTTCGGAAAAGAAATGCCGCATGGCGGCATGAATGAAAAAGGACTGGTGGTGGAACTGATGTGGTTGCAGGGCACCAGCTATCCTGCTGCCGACAAACGGGCAGCCCTGAACGAATTACAGTGGATACAATACCAGCTCGACAATTGCGCCAGCATCGAAGAAGTGCTGGCTACCGATAAGAAGATCCGAATTGACCGCGACCATGCAGCTCCCCTGCATTACCTGGTGGCAGATGCTTCCGGCAAAGCAGCCACCATCGAATTCCTGGATGGCAAAACGGTAGTGCACCAGGGCAGCGCGCTCAGCGCTCCCGTACTCACCAACAGCACCTATCAATCGAGCGTTGCGCAACTGGATCCGGCAACACGCTCAAATGAATCCAACAATTCGCTCGACAGGTTCACCAAAGCCTGCCAAATGCTGCAACAATATCAGCAGGGCAACAACTCAACGGCTCCTGTGGATTATGCATTCAATATCCTCAACAATGTATCGCAGGCGCAGTACACCAAATGGAGTATCGTATATGATATCAGCAACAGGCAGATCCATTTCATTACCAATGGCAATACCCAGCGCAGGTCAATTTCCTTTGCCGATCTCGATTTCCAATGCAGCAGCCAGGCAAAGTTCATCGATATCAATACTTCATTCAAAGGAAATATTGCCGGAAATCTCAAGCCGCTGGATGCAACACAAAATCTGCTGGTGGTCCGTAAATCAGTAGAGCAATCCCGCACACATCTGGAGATCACTGAAGAGTCGATTGTTGCGCTTGGAAAGTATTTCAGCAGCATCAAATGCAAATAA